A window from Triticum aestivum cultivar Chinese Spring chromosome 6D, IWGSC CS RefSeq v2.1, whole genome shotgun sequence encodes these proteins:
- the LOC123141547 gene encoding uncharacterized protein — translation MARSTRSVATERAYHHFAPASTRGLTGYPATAGGPVTADEFDESDVWGSFNPAEEAEQPARSGAELPRVRAVPAARPGRKTKPMGGGGAAHGSLPVAIPDWSKILGDEYQGHQAGDWELDDADDEDVEGAPVVPPHELAWRRRAASLSVNDGMGVGRMLKVRDAVWKKTGFQA, via the coding sequence ATGGCGAGGAGCACGCGGTCGGTGGCGACAGAGCGCGCCTACCACCACTTCGCGCCGGCGTCGACGCGCGGCCTCACGGGGTACCCGGCCACGGCAGGCGGCCCCGTCACGGCGGACGAGTTCGACGAGTCAGACGTCTGGGGTTCGTTCAACCCGGCAGAGGAGGCCGAACAACCGGCAAGGTCGGGCGCCGAGCTACCCCGGGTCCGCGCAGTCCCGGCTGCCCGTCCCGGGAGGAAGACCAAGCCGATGGGCGGGGGCGGCGCCGCGCACGGGTCGCTGCCCGTGGCCATACCGGACTGGTCCAAGATCCTTGGGGATGAGTACCAGGGGCACCAGGCCGGGGACTGGGAGCTGGACGACGCGGACGACGAGGACGTCGAGGGCGCCCCGGTGGTGCCACCGCACGAGCTGGCGTGGCGGCGCCGGGCCGCATCGCTGTCGGTGAACGACGGGATGGGGGTCGGCAGGATGCTCAAGGTCCGGGACGCGGTCTGGAAGAAGACAGGGTTCCAGGCCTGA